In Perca fluviatilis chromosome 3, GENO_Pfluv_1.0, whole genome shotgun sequence, the following proteins share a genomic window:
- the si:ch211-112g6.4 gene encoding SH2 domain-containing protein 7 encodes MEKMSGVDLHMESSEGGLKELVLKWFTETQALLILSPNGNFPDWFQGFAARKDTEDLLRDKALGCFLIRLSDKAIGYILSYKGLDRCRHFVITQNPDGQFVISGDCQTYSSLTELIEHYKVSPIQPFGEYLTSSCYEVNTGELYDVVNYNAKQKSGVSVQALRTLWDQKDDHHSAPGNNQRIQQQNDSPAAQPPALPAKSKSRKLTGAVSVDAVSLSQVIPPVPKRGIPLGFSLSGSLPETTSHPSETQTDPNRSQRLRGNTNPALMSDRDSFNTTDTSYPGDLCPPGITYSEPTQMESRSKSLPRLNNSNMEEEEDDEYSNQLGSPAFKTSTSYSPTPPKRVTCHTYSLHDPRDSPRPSSSWSEQQGGDVEMLKSNPLYHTADAPGGSSVQRGDGMYAEVPQRPTPAGLPDDTYEQIPGEAAVVQGNMYESLEDVKTKKSKSTWGKNNMKWKNFLPDYKKK; translated from the exons ATGGAGAAGATGTCGGGTGTCGACCTGCACATGGAGTCTTCAGAGGGAGGCCTGAAGGAGCTGGTGCTCAAGTGGTTCACCGAGACTCAGGCACTGCTCATCCTGAGCCCTAACGGAAACTTCCCAGACTGGTTTCAAGGTTTTGCTGCACGAAA GGACACCGAAGATCTACTGAGAGATAAGGCTCTGGGCTGTTTCCTCATTCGCCTCAGTGACAAAGCCATCGGCTACATCCTGTCCTACAA GGGTCTCGACAGGTGTCGCCATTTTGTCATCACCCAGAATCCAGATGGACAGTTCGTCATATCAGGAGACTGTCAGACATACAGCAGTCTCACAGAGCTGATAGAGCATTACAAAGTCAGCCCCATCCAGCCCTTTGGAGAATACCTGACCTCCAGTTGTTATGAG GTAAACACAGGTGAGCTGTATGATGTGGTGAATTACAACGCCAAACAGAAGTCTGGGGTGAGTGTCCAAGCTCTGCGGACTCTCTGGGACCAAAAAGATGATCATCACAGCGCCCCTGGCAACAATCAAAGGATTCAGCAGCAAAATGACTCTCCTGCAGCTCAGCCACCTGCACTGCCAGCTAAATCCAAAAGCAGAAAGCTGACAGGAGCAGTGTCTGTAGACGCAGTGTCCCTCTCACAG GTTATTCCTCCAGTACCAAAGAGAGGCATTCCTCTGGGCTTCTCCCTGAGTGGGTCTTTGCCCGAGACAACTTCGCATCCGAGTGAAACCCAGACCGACCCAAACAGATCGCAGAGACTCAGAGGAAACACAAACCCAGCGCTAATGTCTGACAGGGACTCATTTAACACCACTGACACGAGCTACCCAGGTGATCTTTGTCCACCGGGGATCACATACTCTGAGCCGACTCAGATGGAGAGCAGAAGCAAATCTCTCCCAAGACTCAACAACAGCAacatggaggaagaggaggatgacgaGTACTCGAACCAGCTCGGTAGTCCCGCTTTCAAAACATCAACATCTTATTCTCCCACTCCTCCGAAGAGGGTCACCTGTCACACCTACTCCCTCCACGACCCCAGGGACAGTCCGCGGCCGAGCAGCTCCTGGTCAGAACAGCAGGGTGGCGACGTGGAAATGTTGAAGTCCAACCCACTGTACCACACTGCGGATGCGCCTGGAGGGAGTTCAGTTCAGCGGGGGGACGGCATGTATGCCGAGGTTCCCCAGAGACCGACACCCGCTGGGCTGCCCGATGACACCTATGAGCAGATCCCCGGGGAGGCTGCGGTCGTCCAGGGCAACATGTACGAGTCGCTGGAGGATGTGAAGACCAAGAAGTCCAAATCAACCTGGGGGAAAAAT AACATGAAATGGAAGAACTTCCTTCCCGATtacaagaagaaataa